From Pseudomonas fluorescens, one genomic window encodes:
- a CDS encoding ABC transporter permease, with product MYLLRLAMASLANRRFTALLTALAIALSVCLLLAVERVRTEARASFASTISGTDLIVGARSGSVNLLLYSVFRIGNATNNIRWDSFEHFANNPKVKWAIPISLGDSHRGYRVMGTTDAYFQHYQYGRQQHLQLESGRAFASDPFEVVLGAEVADALHYKLGDKLVLAHGVAVISLVKHDDKPFTVVGILKRTGTPVDRTLHISLGGMEAIHIDWHNGAPARGDGRVSADQARNMDLTPQAITAFMLGLNSKIATFSLQREINEFRGEPMLAILPGVALQELWSLMGTAEKALFVVSLFVVLTGLIGMLTAILTSLNERRREMAILRSVGARPWHIATLLVLEAFALALSGVIAGLALLYLGIALAQGYVQSNYGLFLPLSWPSEYEWTLLGGILLAALLMGSVPAWRAYRQSLADGLSIRL from the coding sequence ATGTATTTGCTCCGTCTAGCCATGGCCAGCCTGGCTAATCGCCGTTTTACCGCCCTGCTCACCGCCCTCGCCATCGCCCTGTCAGTGTGCCTGTTGCTGGCTGTGGAACGGGTACGCACCGAAGCCCGCGCCAGTTTCGCCAGCACCATCAGTGGCACCGACCTGATCGTCGGCGCGCGCTCGGGTTCGGTGAATCTGCTGCTGTACTCGGTGTTTCGTATCGGCAATGCCACCAACAACATTCGCTGGGACAGCTTCGAGCACTTTGCCAACAATCCGAAAGTGAAATGGGCGATCCCGATTTCCCTCGGCGACTCCCATCGCGGCTACCGGGTGATGGGCACCACCGACGCTTATTTCCAGCACTACCAGTACGGTCGTCAGCAACACCTGCAACTGGAAAGCGGTCGAGCCTTCGCCAGCGATCCGTTCGAGGTGGTGCTGGGTGCCGAAGTGGCTGACGCCCTGCATTACAAGCTCGGCGACAAACTGGTGCTAGCCCACGGCGTGGCGGTGATCAGCCTGGTCAAGCACGACGACAAACCCTTCACTGTGGTCGGCATCCTCAAACGCACCGGGACCCCGGTCGACCGCACGTTGCATATCAGCCTCGGCGGCATGGAGGCGATCCATATCGACTGGCACAACGGTGCTCCTGCCCGGGGTGACGGCCGGGTCAGTGCCGACCAGGCGCGCAACATGGACCTCACGCCGCAAGCCATTACTGCATTCATGCTCGGTCTCAACAGCAAGATCGCGACCTTTTCGCTGCAGCGCGAGATCAACGAATTCCGTGGCGAACCGATGCTGGCGATTCTCCCGGGGGTGGCCCTGCAGGAGCTCTGGAGCCTGATGGGCACCGCCGAAAAAGCCCTGTTTGTGGTCTCGCTGTTCGTGGTGCTAACCGGCCTGATCGGCATGCTCACGGCGATCCTCACCAGTCTCAACGAACGGCGGCGGGAAATGGCGATCCTGCGTTCGGTCGGTGCCAGGCCCTGGCATATCGCCACGCTGCTGGTGCTGGAAGCCTTTGCCCTGGCGTTGTCCGGAGTGATCGCCGGTCTCGCCCTGCTCTACCTGGGTATTGCCCTGGCGCAAGGTTACGTGCAGTCCAACTACGGATTATTTCTGCCGCTGTCGTGGCCCAGCGAGTATGAATGGACGCTGCTCGGTGGCATCCTGCTGGCCGCGCTGCTGATGGGCAGCGTGCCCGCCTGGCGCGCCTACCGGCAGTCGCTGGCCGATGGTCTGTCGATCCGTTTATGA
- a CDS encoding DUF3299 domain-containing protein, which yields MPRALLALLMLVALPLWAAEPRDLTWSEMIPPDAPTEVPNMKPLHDLSQMSDALAAESAPAAKQDLPNAPVVQSLDGQAIRLPGYIVPLEVNEEGRTTEFLLVPYFGACIHVPPPPSNQIVHVRSELGVKLEELYQPYWIEGALQVKASTSELADAGYQMDAQKIYVYELPQ from the coding sequence ATGCCCCGCGCCCTCCTGGCGTTGTTGATGCTGGTCGCTCTGCCACTGTGGGCGGCCGAACCCCGGGACCTGACCTGGTCGGAAATGATCCCGCCGGATGCTCCCACCGAAGTGCCGAACATGAAGCCGCTGCACGACCTGTCGCAGATGAGTGACGCGCTGGCGGCCGAGTCGGCACCGGCGGCCAAGCAGGACTTGCCCAATGCGCCGGTGGTGCAGAGCCTCGACGGCCAGGCCATCCGCCTGCCCGGCTACATCGTGCCGCTGGAGGTCAACGAAGAGGGCCGCACCACCGAGTTTTTGCTGGTGCCGTATTTCGGCGCCTGCATCCACGTGCCGCCACCACCGTCGAACCAGATCGTCCATGTACGCAGTGAACTCGGAGTCAAGCTCGAGGAGTTGTATCAGCCGTACTGGATCGAGGGCGCACTGCAGGTCAAGGCCTCCACCAGCGAACTGGCAGATGCTGGCTACCAGATGGATGCGCAAAAGATCTACGTGTATGAGTTGCCGCAATAG
- a CDS encoding OmpW/AlkL family protein, translated as MHKSLLSASLIALALAVPSVQAHEAGDIIVRAGAITVNPDADSSSVKVDRGPLAGADLGGKATMSSDTQLGLNFAYMITNNLAVELLAATPFEHDVKLKNTALAPANGKLGTLKHLPPTLSLVYYPLDHKSVFQPYVGAGINYTYIYDEHVGSQASAAGFDNFSAKNSWGMAWQVGADYMLTDNIMINGQIRYIDIDTTAYVDNNSVAPGTRAKVDVDVDPFVYMIGLGYKF; from the coding sequence ATGCACAAGTCTTTGCTCAGCGCTTCCCTCATTGCACTCGCGCTTGCAGTCCCGTCCGTCCAGGCCCACGAAGCCGGCGACATTATCGTTCGGGCCGGTGCCATCACCGTCAATCCGGATGCTGACAGCTCCAGCGTAAAGGTCGATCGCGGCCCGCTGGCAGGTGCCGACCTGGGCGGCAAGGCGACCATGAGCAGTGACACTCAGTTGGGTCTGAACTTTGCGTACATGATCACCAACAATCTTGCGGTCGAGTTGCTCGCAGCGACCCCGTTCGAGCACGACGTGAAACTCAAGAACACCGCACTGGCTCCGGCCAACGGCAAGCTCGGTACCCTCAAGCACCTGCCGCCGACCCTGAGCCTGGTGTACTACCCACTGGATCACAAATCGGTGTTCCAACCCTATGTCGGTGCAGGCATCAACTACACCTACATCTACGACGAACACGTCGGCAGCCAGGCCAGCGCCGCTGGTTTCGACAACTTCAGCGCGAAGAACTCCTGGGGGATGGCTTGGCAGGTCGGCGCCGACTACATGCTGACCGACAACATCATGATCAACGGCCAGATCCGCTACATCGACATCGACACCACCGCCTATGTCGACAACAACAGCGTCGCACCCGGCACTCGGGCCAAGGTTGACGTCGACGTTGATCCGTTTGTCTACATGATCGGCCTGGGCTACAAGTTCTAA
- a CDS encoding NAD-dependent epimerase/dehydratase family protein, producing the protein MAKGPVLITGGAGFIGSHLADGLLAKGHSVRILDDLSTGKPGNLPLDNPLIELIEGDVADAALVARVMQGCSAVAHLAAVASVQASVEDPVRTHQSNFIGTLNVCEAMRQAGVKRVLFASSAAIYGNNGEGESIDEETAKAPLTPYASDKLAGEYYLDFYRRQHGLEPAIFRFFNIFGPRQDPSSPYSGVISIFSERAVKGLPITVFGDGEQTRDFLYVEDLVDLLVQAIEAPTLEVGAVNVGWNQATSLKQMLEALKEVVGELPPITYGPARSGDIRHSRANNQRLLQRFTLPEQTPLRAGLARLLGR; encoded by the coding sequence ATGGCTAAAGGCCCTGTATTAATCACCGGCGGTGCTGGTTTCATCGGCTCGCACCTCGCTGATGGCCTGCTGGCCAAAGGGCATTCGGTTCGCATCCTCGACGACCTGTCGACCGGCAAGCCGGGCAACCTGCCTCTGGATAACCCGCTGATCGAACTGATCGAAGGCGACGTCGCCGATGCCGCGCTGGTGGCGCGGGTGATGCAAGGCTGCAGCGCGGTGGCGCACCTGGCGGCCGTGGCCTCGGTGCAAGCGTCGGTGGAAGACCCGGTGCGCACCCACCAGAGCAACTTCATCGGTACCCTGAATGTCTGCGAAGCGATGCGCCAGGCTGGGGTCAAGCGCGTGCTGTTCGCCTCGAGCGCGGCGATCTATGGCAACAATGGCGAAGGCGAGTCGATTGATGAAGAGACCGCCAAGGCGCCGCTGACACCCTACGCCTCGGACAAACTGGCGGGCGAGTATTACCTGGATTTCTACCGCCGCCAGCATGGTCTGGAGCCGGCGATTTTCCGCTTCTTCAACATCTTCGGCCCACGCCAGGATCCGTCATCGCCGTATTCCGGGGTGATCAGCATTTTCAGCGAGCGCGCGGTCAAGGGCCTGCCGATCACCGTATTCGGCGATGGCGAGCAGACCCGGGATTTTCTCTACGTCGAAGATCTGGTCGACCTGCTGGTGCAAGCCATCGAAGCGCCGACGCTGGAAGTGGGCGCGGTCAACGTCGGCTGGAACCAGGCCACCAGCCTGAAACAAATGCTTGAGGCCTTGAAGGAAGTGGTCGGTGAGTTGCCACCGATTACCTACGGTCCGGCACGTTCTGGCGATATCCGTCATTCACGGGCCAACAATCAGCGCCTGCTGCAGCGCTTCACACTGCCCGAGCAAACTCCGCTGCGCGCCGGTCTCGCCCGGTTACTGGGGCGTTGA
- a CDS encoding sugar nucleotide-binding protein produces MRMRLMLLGGGNALGQALIRLGAEEDIGFLAPRPPQDGWDAASLTQLLDDTRPDALINLAYYFDWFQAEQVPEARLAGQERAVERLAELCQHHNIVLIQPSSYRVFDGSRATAYSEKDEPVPLGLRGQALWRIEQSVRATCPQHVMLRFGWLLDDSAEGSLGRFLARAEEPGELLLADDRRGNPTPVDDAARVIISVLKQLDCAAPLWGTYHYAGHEATTALALGQAILTEARNLHPLAIEAPTAQAHAARPDAAEEPQHAVLACKKILHTFGIKPRAWRAALPGLLDRFYRHG; encoded by the coding sequence ATGCGAATGCGCCTTATGTTACTGGGTGGCGGAAATGCCCTTGGGCAGGCGCTGATTCGCCTCGGTGCGGAGGAAGACATCGGTTTCCTCGCCCCCCGTCCCCCGCAAGACGGCTGGGACGCCGCGAGCCTCACGCAACTGCTCGACGACACGCGTCCGGACGCGTTGATCAATCTCGCCTACTACTTCGACTGGTTCCAGGCCGAGCAAGTGCCCGAGGCACGCCTGGCCGGGCAAGAACGCGCGGTGGAACGCCTGGCCGAACTATGCCAGCACCACAACATTGTGCTGATCCAGCCTTCCAGCTATCGCGTGTTCGATGGCTCGCGGGCAACCGCGTACAGCGAAAAAGATGAACCGGTGCCTCTGGGCCTGCGCGGCCAAGCGTTGTGGCGCATCGAGCAAAGCGTGCGTGCGACCTGTCCACAACACGTGATGCTGCGTTTTGGTTGGTTGCTCGACGACAGTGCCGAGGGCTCCCTGGGACGCTTCCTGGCGCGTGCCGAAGAGCCCGGAGAGCTGCTGCTGGCCGATGACCGTCGAGGCAACCCGACCCCGGTGGATGACGCTGCGCGAGTGATCATTTCGGTGCTCAAACAACTCGATTGCGCCGCGCCGCTGTGGGGCACTTACCACTACGCCGGGCATGAGGCGACCACGGCGCTGGCGCTGGGCCAGGCGATTCTCACCGAGGCCCGCAACCTGCACCCGCTGGCCATTGAGGCGCCGACCGCCCAGGCCCATGCCGCGCGTCCGGATGCCGCCGAAGAGCCGCAACATGCGGTGCTGGCCTGCAAGAAAATTCTGCACACTTTCGGGATCAAGCCGCGCGCCTGGCGTGCCGCGCTCCCGGGCTTACTGGATAGGTTTTATCGTCATGGCTAA
- a CDS encoding DEAD/DEAH box helicase, with protein sequence MNLPAATPPVLDGFHPAVSAWFTRTFPSVTAAQARAWPLIRQRRSTLIAAPTGSGKTLTAFLAVIDDLVRQGLALGGELPDATLVVYVSPLKALSNDIQINLQNPLAGISEQLLSQGYPELRISTAVRTGDTPQKDRSAMRKSAPHILVTTPESLYVLLGSDSGRRMLASTRTVIVDEIHAIAASKRGSHLALSLERLQALCDEPLMRIGLSATQKPIEAVSRFLVGAGRPCEIVDIGHARPRDLAIEVPPVPLSAVMANDVWGLVYDRIAVLAREHRTTLIFVNTRRLAERLSRHLSERLGKDAVAAHHGSLAKEFRLDAEQRLKRGELQVLIATASLELGIDIGDVDLVCQIASPRSIAGFLQRVGRSGHQVGGTPKGRLFATTRDDLIECAALLDCVRRGELDNLLIPVAPLDVLAQQIIAEVSCQEWQEQALLAVLRRASPYAALDEDHYQALLKMLAEGYNGRQGIRSAYLHRDAVSGNLRGRRGARLTAVTSGGTIPDNADYAVLLEPQGLNIGSVNEDFAVESIAGDVFQLGNTSYRILRVETGKVRVEDAQGQPPTIPFWLGEAPGRSAELSFAVARLHGQLDELLGASPGDWQPSLDWLTDTLGLDLASAEQIVEYLAPARLTLGALPSQDTLLMERFFDESGGTQLIIHTPFGSRINRAWGLALRKRFCRTFNFELQAAASEDAIVLSLSTSHSFELDEIWRYLHSNSAEQVLIQALLDAPLFGVRWRWNAGVALALPRYSGGRKVPPQIQRMKSEDLIASVFPDQIACLENLAGEREIPEHPLVEQTLDDCLHEAMDCEGWLKLLRRMEQGELRLISRDLPAPSPLAAEILSARPYTFLDDAPLEERRTQAVLNRRWSDPQSTDDLGALDPQAIEVVREEAWPQPTRVDEMHEALMSLGAICDAEAALDERWSGWLQQLAESGRASRVQIAADHGLWLALERLTCLQAIYPQAPLQPPLIALPGFDENWDSDEACVELIRARLSGFGPLEVSAIGDPLGLPTTRVEHTLAQLEREGYVLRGRFSPGATTDQWCERHLLARIHRYTVKRLRREIEPVALQDFMRFLFDWQHLTPTTQGQGSAILPVIVAQFEGYPAAASAWDSDLLPARLKGYSSAWLDDLCRSGKLVWTRLSARHKAASVALRSTPILLLPRAQVPLWSSLTEQAQVSELSPKTQKVHQALSQHGALFFDELLHEAHLLRSELEIALQELVGAGLVNADSFAGLRALITPASKRQTRSARRGRGALIGGMDDAGRWALLRRNRTPAPDASPTRQPSVPADTLEHIAMTLLRRYGVVFWRLLEREAEWLPSWRELLRTFHRLEARGEIRGGRFVSGLAGEQFALPEAIPLLREVRRRPHDGSLVSVCGVDPLNLVGTVLPGQKVPALASNRLVYRDGLPAAAEIAGVQHVWLQLEQPQSLELQRTLTQYRVIHAAD encoded by the coding sequence ATGAATCTCCCCGCAGCCACGCCGCCCGTGCTCGACGGTTTTCATCCTGCCGTCAGCGCTTGGTTCACCCGCACGTTCCCTTCGGTCACCGCCGCCCAGGCGCGCGCCTGGCCGTTGATTCGCCAGCGCCGCTCGACGCTGATCGCCGCGCCCACCGGCTCCGGAAAAACCCTCACCGCGTTTCTCGCGGTGATCGACGATCTGGTCCGCCAAGGCCTGGCGCTGGGCGGCGAGCTGCCCGACGCCACGCTAGTGGTCTACGTCTCGCCCCTCAAGGCGCTGTCCAACGACATCCAGATCAACCTGCAAAATCCGCTGGCCGGCATCAGTGAACAGTTGCTCTCCCAGGGCTATCCCGAGTTGCGCATCAGCACGGCGGTGCGCACTGGCGATACGCCGCAGAAAGACCGTTCGGCGATGCGCAAAAGCGCGCCGCACATTCTGGTGACCACCCCGGAATCGTTGTACGTGCTGCTCGGCTCCGACTCCGGCCGGCGCATGCTCGCCAGTACGCGGACGGTGATCGTCGACGAAATCCACGCCATCGCCGCGAGCAAGCGCGGCAGCCATCTAGCCCTGAGCCTGGAGCGCTTGCAGGCGCTGTGCGACGAGCCGTTGATGCGCATCGGCCTGTCTGCCACGCAAAAGCCCATTGAAGCGGTATCGCGGTTTCTGGTGGGCGCCGGCCGTCCCTGCGAGATTGTCGACATAGGCCACGCTCGCCCCCGGGACCTCGCCATCGAAGTGCCTCCGGTGCCGTTGTCGGCGGTGATGGCCAATGACGTCTGGGGACTGGTCTACGATCGCATCGCCGTACTCGCCCGCGAACACCGCACCACGCTGATTTTCGTCAACACCCGACGCCTGGCCGAGCGCTTGAGCCGGCACCTCAGCGAGCGTTTGGGCAAGGATGCCGTTGCGGCGCACCATGGCAGCCTGGCCAAGGAGTTTCGCCTGGACGCCGAACAGCGGCTCAAGCGCGGCGAGTTGCAGGTGTTGATCGCCACCGCATCGCTGGAACTGGGAATCGACATTGGTGATGTCGACCTGGTCTGCCAGATTGCCTCACCGCGCTCGATTGCCGGCTTCCTGCAGCGGGTCGGGCGCTCCGGGCACCAGGTTGGCGGCACGCCCAAGGGTCGATTGTTCGCCACCACCCGTGACGACCTGATCGAGTGCGCCGCGCTGCTTGATTGCGTACGTCGCGGCGAACTCGACAACCTGCTGATTCCCGTGGCGCCGCTGGATGTCCTCGCCCAACAAATCATCGCCGAGGTCAGTTGTCAGGAATGGCAAGAGCAGGCGCTGCTCGCCGTCCTGCGGCGCGCTTCACCCTATGCCGCACTGGATGAGGACCACTATCAGGCCCTGCTGAAGATGCTTGCCGAGGGCTACAACGGCCGTCAGGGTATTCGCAGCGCCTACCTGCATCGCGATGCCGTCAGCGGCAATCTGCGTGGCCGGCGCGGTGCCAGGCTGACGGCGGTGACCAGTGGCGGGACCATCCCCGACAATGCCGACTACGCCGTGCTGCTGGAACCTCAAGGGCTGAACATTGGCAGCGTCAACGAAGATTTCGCCGTGGAAAGCATCGCCGGCGACGTGTTTCAGTTGGGCAATACGTCTTACCGAATCCTGCGGGTCGAAACCGGCAAGGTCCGAGTCGAAGACGCCCAGGGCCAGCCGCCGACCATTCCCTTCTGGCTCGGAGAAGCGCCGGGGCGCAGCGCCGAGTTGTCGTTCGCCGTGGCACGCCTGCATGGACAGCTCGACGAACTGCTGGGCGCCAGCCCTGGTGATTGGCAACCGAGCCTGGACTGGCTGACCGACACCCTCGGCCTGGACCTGGCGAGCGCTGAGCAGATCGTTGAATACCTGGCCCCGGCGCGCCTGACGTTGGGTGCCCTGCCGTCTCAGGACACGCTGCTGATGGAACGCTTTTTCGACGAGTCCGGCGGCACCCAATTGATCATCCACACGCCTTTCGGCAGTCGTATCAACCGCGCCTGGGGCCTGGCACTGCGCAAGCGTTTCTGCCGCACCTTTAACTTCGAGTTACAGGCCGCCGCCAGCGAAGACGCGATCGTGTTGTCGTTGTCCACCAGCCACAGCTTCGAGCTCGACGAGATCTGGCGTTACCTGCACAGCAACAGCGCCGAGCAGGTGTTGATCCAGGCGTTGCTGGATGCGCCGCTGTTCGGTGTGCGCTGGCGCTGGAATGCCGGTGTAGCCTTGGCGCTGCCGCGCTACAGCGGCGGGCGCAAGGTGCCGCCGCAAATCCAGCGGATGAAAAGTGAAGACCTGATCGCCAGCGTGTTCCCCGACCAGATCGCCTGCCTGGAAAACCTCGCCGGCGAACGGGAAATTCCCGAGCACCCACTGGTCGAGCAAACCCTCGACGACTGCTTGCACGAAGCAATGGATTGCGAGGGCTGGCTCAAACTTCTAAGACGTATGGAACAGGGTGAGCTGCGCCTGATCAGTCGCGACTTGCCGGCGCCTTCGCCGCTGGCGGCGGAGATCCTCAGCGCCCGCCCCTACACCTTCCTTGACGACGCGCCGCTGGAAGAACGGCGCACCCAGGCGGTGCTTAACCGCCGCTGGAGCGACCCACAATCCACCGATGACCTCGGTGCCCTCGACCCGCAAGCCATCGAGGTGGTCCGCGAAGAAGCCTGGCCGCAACCGACCCGCGTCGATGAAATGCACGAGGCGCTGATGAGCCTCGGCGCCATCTGCGATGCCGAGGCGGCGCTGGACGAGCGCTGGTCAGGATGGCTGCAACAACTCGCCGAATCGGGCCGCGCCAGCCGCGTGCAGATCGCTGCGGACCACGGTCTGTGGCTGGCGCTGGAACGGCTTACCTGCCTGCAGGCAATCTATCCCCAGGCGCCCCTGCAACCACCTCTTATCGCTCTGCCGGGGTTTGACGAAAACTGGGACAGCGACGAGGCCTGTGTCGAGTTGATCCGCGCCCGCCTCAGCGGCTTTGGCCCGCTGGAGGTCAGTGCGATCGGCGACCCGCTTGGCCTGCCCACCACGCGGGTCGAACACACCTTGGCGCAATTGGAGCGTGAGGGCTACGTGCTGCGCGGACGCTTCAGCCCAGGCGCCACCACGGATCAATGGTGCGAGCGGCATTTGCTGGCACGCATTCACCGTTACACCGTGAAGCGCCTGCGCCGGGAAATCGAGCCGGTGGCCTTGCAGGACTTCATGCGTTTTCTCTTCGACTGGCAGCACCTGACCCCGACCACCCAAGGTCAGGGCAGCGCCATATTGCCGGTGATCGTCGCGCAATTCGAAGGCTACCCGGCGGCGGCCTCGGCCTGGGACAGCGACCTGCTGCCCGCGCGACTCAAGGGTTATTCATCCGCCTGGCTGGATGACCTGTGCCGCAGCGGCAAACTGGTCTGGACTCGCTTGAGTGCCCGCCACAAAGCCGCCAGCGTGGCCCTGCGCAGCACGCCGATCCTGCTGTTGCCGCGCGCCCAGGTGCCGCTCTGGAGCAGCCTGACTGAGCAAGCGCAAGTCAGCGAGCTGTCGCCGAAGACGCAAAAGGTTCATCAGGCCCTGAGCCAGCACGGCGCACTGTTTTTTGATGAACTGCTGCATGAGGCCCATCTGCTGCGCAGCGAGCTGGAGATCGCCTTGCAGGAGTTGGTCGGCGCCGGGTTGGTCAATGCCGACAGCTTCGCCGGCCTGCGCGCGCTGATCACCCCGGCGAGCAAACGCCAGACGCGTAGTGCCCGTCGCGGGCGCGGGGCGCTGATTGGCGGGATGGACGATGCCGGGCGTTGGGCGTTGTTGCGCCGCAACAGAACACCGGCACCTGATGCTTCGCCAACGCGTCAACCCAGCGTACCCGCCGACACCCTCGAACACATCGCCATGACCCTGTTGCGGCGCTACGGCGTGGTGTTCTGGCGCTTGCTGGAACGCGAGGCGGAATGGCTGCCGAGCTGGCGTGAATTGCTGCGCACCTTTCATCGCCTGGAGGCCCGTGGCGAGATTCGTGGCGGGCGTTTTGTCAGCGGCCTGGCCGGCGAGCAATTCGCCCTGCCGGAAGCGATTCCCTTGCTGCGCGAAGTGCGACGTCGGCCCCACGATGGTAGCCTGGTGAGTGTCTGTGGCGTCGATCCGCTGAACCTGGTCGGCACCGTGCTTCCGGGCCAGAAAGTCCCTGCCCTGGCAAGCAATCGCCTGGTGTACCGCGATGGCTTGCCGGCCGCGGCGGAGATTGCCGGAGTGCAGCATGTCTGGCTGCAACTGGAACAGCCGCAGAGCCTCGAACTACAGCGCACATTGACCCAATACCGCGTCATCCACGCGGCCGACTAA
- a CDS encoding mechanosensitive ion channel family protein, with the protein MSQFKASIGLAILLGIGSTQSLAALPGVAAVTGKDPAAAEKAEPLVQGGLLGAISSSIDDVQEKLDINEHLVEAWRERADRAADEVDQLVNQPSPRSSWSVARDFALLSAAWCAVFAALWVLGGLFARRCAQSRWLRNRERAQGLLGYVLPYSLPAFISLPVTLYCSHFLQPSAGRALALSLAYATSAGIFAASLLLSLVVLFNVGHKRRAVQIIRQNCPRPLFAMGFLVALSDALTSPQIANRLGDNLTDSIAVFTGMSASIIFGLLVIRLRRPVGQLIRILPLAQRRSQPALRETLRIFSGVWYWPILLMVLVSLINLIGIGDDNQKVLRCALFTTILLIATVFISTMLQHLFKSPGALAVQRGGAYKERFLSLSHALLRIVMAVVFIDVLGRIWGVSLFEFAVSNAIGRAISDSLSRIGLIFLVTWMVWVVLDTAIREALKPQISKRNARQPSTRIKTILPLLRNAIKIILVVICAITTMANLGINVAPFLAGAGVVGLAIGFGSQQLVQDVITGLFIIIEDTLSIGDWVVLDSGHAGTVEGLTIRTLRLRDGKGFVHSVPFGQIKAVTNQSRQFAFAFFSVQFTYDTDVDKAIALIREAGRSISDDPFLKYNLQGPLEVFGVDKMDLNGVVLTAQFRTVSGGQYAVNRAFNLCLKKLVDNSPWVHFAQTYPQQVLMHERHADKPEDVAQQDDGSKDDSVLVMPKSPLHT; encoded by the coding sequence TTGTCTCAGTTCAAAGCCTCGATAGGCCTGGCGATACTCCTGGGTATCGGCAGCACTCAATCGCTCGCCGCCTTGCCCGGGGTGGCCGCCGTGACCGGCAAGGATCCCGCCGCTGCGGAAAAAGCCGAGCCTCTGGTGCAGGGCGGGCTGCTCGGGGCGATCAGTTCGAGCATCGATGACGTCCAGGAAAAACTCGACATCAACGAGCACCTGGTCGAGGCCTGGCGCGAGCGTGCGGATCGCGCGGCGGATGAGGTAGACCAACTGGTCAATCAGCCATCGCCGCGTTCCAGCTGGAGCGTGGCCCGTGACTTTGCCCTGCTGAGTGCGGCTTGGTGTGCGGTGTTCGCCGCACTCTGGGTGCTCGGTGGCCTGTTTGCGCGGCGTTGCGCTCAGTCGCGATGGTTGCGCAATCGTGAGCGTGCCCAGGGCCTGTTGGGCTACGTGCTGCCCTACAGTTTGCCGGCGTTTATCAGCTTACCGGTGACCCTGTATTGCAGCCATTTCCTGCAACCGTCCGCCGGTCGGGCGCTGGCACTGAGCCTGGCTTACGCCACCAGCGCCGGGATTTTCGCGGCCTCGTTATTGCTGTCGCTGGTGGTGCTGTTCAACGTCGGGCACAAGCGCCGCGCAGTGCAGATCATCCGCCAGAATTGTCCACGCCCGTTGTTCGCGATGGGCTTCCTGGTGGCCCTGAGCGATGCGTTGACCAGCCCGCAGATCGCCAACCGCTTGGGCGACAACCTCACCGACAGTATTGCGGTGTTCACCGGCATGTCGGCGTCGATCATCTTTGGTCTGCTGGTGATTCGCTTGCGTCGCCCGGTCGGACAGTTGATCCGTATCCTGCCATTGGCCCAACGACGCAGTCAGCCGGCGTTGCGCGAAACCCTGCGGATATTTTCCGGGGTCTGGTACTGGCCGATTCTGTTGATGGTGCTGGTGTCGCTGATTAACCTGATCGGTATCGGCGATGACAATCAGAAAGTCCTGCGCTGTGCGTTGTTCACCACCATCCTGCTGATTGCCACGGTGTTTATCAGCACCATGCTCCAGCACCTGTTCAAGTCCCCAGGGGCGCTGGCGGTGCAGCGCGGCGGAGCCTACAAGGAGCGCTTCCTGAGCCTGTCCCATGCCTTGTTGCGGATCGTCATGGCGGTGGTGTTTATCGATGTCCTCGGGCGGATCTGGGGCGTTTCGCTGTTCGAATTCGCGGTCAGCAACGCCATTGGTCGTGCCATCAGCGATTCGCTGAGCCGCATCGGCCTGATTTTCCTGGTGACCTGGATGGTCTGGGTGGTGCTCGATACCGCCATCCGCGAAGCCCTCAAACCGCAGATCAGCAAGCGCAATGCGCGCCAGCCCAGCACCCGGATCAAGACCATCCTGCCGCTGCTGCGTAACGCGATCAAAATCATTCTGGTGGTGATCTGTGCGATTACCACCATGGCCAACCTGGGGATCAACGTCGCGCCGTTCCTTGCCGGTGCCGGGGTGGTCGGCCTGGCAATCGGCTTCGGTTCGCAGCAGTTGGTTCAGGACGTGATCACCGGACTGTTCATCATCATCGAAGACACTCTGTCGATTGGCGACTGGGTGGTGCTCGATTCGGGACATGCCGGCACGGTCGAGGGGCTGACCATCCGCACCCTGCGCCTGCGTGACGGCAAGGGTTTTGTGCATTCGGTGCCGTTCGGCCAGATCAAGGCGGTCACCAACCAGTCCCGGCAGTTCGCCTTTGCGTTCTTCTCGGTGCAATTCACCTACGACACCGACGTCGACAAAGCCATCGCGTTGATCCGCGAAGCGGGGCGCTCGATCAGCGACGACCCGTTCCTCAAGTACAACCTGCAAGGTCCGCTGGAGGTGTTCGGGGTCGACAAAATGGACCTCAACGGCGTGGTGCTGACGGCGCAGTTCCGCACCGTGTCCGGTGGTCAGTACGCAGTCAATCGCGCCTTCAACCTGTGCCTGAAGAAGCTTGTGGATAACAGCCCGTGGGTGCATTTCGCGCAGACTTATCCACAGCAGGTGCTGATGCATGAGCGGCATGCGGACAAACCCGAGGACGTTGCGCAGCAGGACGACGGCAGTAAGGACGATTCAGTGCTGGTGATGCCGAAATCGCCGCTGCACACCTAA